GAACTGGCCCCCAAGAACCTGAGGGGCATGTTGGGAACCATGACCGAGGTTTTCGTCATCCTTGGCGTCTTCCTAGCGCAGATCTTCAGCCTCCATGCCATCCTGGGCAACCCTACAGGTGACCAGCAGCACACGGGGGTCACGGGGGGTGGTGGATAGCTGGGGCCACGGCACACGGGGTCTAGGCCTTGACTCGGCTGTGCCCGATGTTACCGAGAGGTGACCTTTGGGTTGGGCAATGTGCAGCGAGGTGGGTGACCTTGATCGGGGCTGTTTTGGTGAGTGGTGGGGACACATCACGCTCAGGAATGGGAGGCAAGGACTTGGAGACGAGCAGCGTAGACCACTCTTAGGAGTTTTGCaacacagggaaggagagaaggtgggTGGTAGCTGGAAAGGGACATGGGGCCAAGGGAAGAGGGGTTTTTTCAAGCCGGGAAAAGTATCGGCACATTTGGCTGCTGTAGGAACAGTCCATAGGGAATGAGGTCAATGGGCTGAGCCACCATCACCATTACCTGGGTGGGTGTGGCTCCTGCACACCCGCAGATGTTTTGTTCTGGTGCCTTCTATTTTCTCAGGGGAACAGGAGGTGGGGTGGTTGCCTGAGAAtgagggtgggggacagggtggaggtttaagagagaggagagagtgtgACACAGTCACGCAGGGCTGAGTAAGAGGCGGGTGCAGCACACAGGGCTTGGACTTGGCCGTGAACACAGCGGGGGCGTTTATCACACTCATTTTCAAATGACCCACATTCCACGGATGCCTCAGTGGGTGGGTCTGTGTCCTCGCATTCCCCACAGTACCCTAAAGGGACTCAGGCACTCCGAGCCCGGTGGGCGCTGGGTGGAAACTCATTAGGAATAATGACTCCCAAACCGCCGCGCTGCAGCTGAATATTAAACACTCTAATTAGACAGGCATCAACAGGGAAAAGCCACCTTGCACTGATGCTCAGCGCGTAGCACCTCTTTGACCCTCGCCAAGCCATGCCTGGTACTTTATTTGTAgtgttattagtattattatctttattttactgatgagaaaactgaggcccagagagtctGAGCAGCTTGTCCAGGTCCCACTACCAGCAGGGGTGAGAGGTGGCGGGTGCAGATCCTGCTCTCTTCGTGGGATCTCAGGGTCCCCCCTCACCCCAGCCTTCCAGGAGGAGCTCACACAGGCGCATGCCTGGGTCCACCCCACTCCCCAACCACAGCCCCCAGTGGGGCAGAGGTTATGCCCATTCCAGCCATAAAGTTAGGAACAAGACGTAACTGCATTTTCTCTAGGGCTCAAACTTTGAAAGCATATCCTATCCGTAAGAAAAACAGTGCTCTTCCTGCAAAATAATTAATaacatgtacttttaaaattataattattttctccatttttcatgtGGAACCCCTTTGTATGTGGGTCCTGGGTTCTCCCCAAGGGTAGGAACACCAGGGGCCAGAGACCCTCCCAGAGAAGGGAGTCAGGCCGTGGCGGGGGCCAGCCAGGGGGCGCCCGGAGCCCCCCAGGGATCCCTCAGCCCTTGGCCTGGCTCCTTGCAGGTTGGCCGGTGCTCTTGGCGCTCACGGGGGTGCCCGCCCTAATTCAGCTGCTCTCCCTGCCCTTCTTCCCTGAGAGCCCCCGCTACACCCTGATTCAGAAGGGAGATGAAGCCACCGCGCGGCAAGGTATGAATGCGCAGCCGCTTCGCCAACCCCTCCACCCTGGGGCACCCCGGAAGCCGTGCCTGCGGTCAGAGTAGGAGCCACCGTGGGTTGGGGCTGAGAAAGTGGCATCTGGGTGGGTGGATAGAGTGGGGGTGGAGATCGGGTCACAACCACGGTGTTGGGGCCCTGGCTGGGGTCAGGTGGAGGGGAATGGTGAGGAAAGCCTGCGGTCAGAGCGGGCCACGTGGTGGGGTCCAGAGGTCCAGCCCGCAGCGAGATGAACGGGCTGCTGGGGACGGCGCTCTGCTCCTGGCAGCCCTGCAGAGGCTGCGAGGCCACGCAGATGTCGAGGCTGAGCTGGAGGACATGAGAGCAGAGGCCCAGGCTGAGCGTGCCGAGGGCCGCCTGTCCGTGCTCAACCTCTGCACCTTCCGGCCACTGCGCTGGCAGCTGGTGTCCATCGTGGTGCTCATGGCCGGCCAGCAGCTGTCGGGCATCAACGCGGTACGCCGGACCTGGCTaggagggggtggcagggagggggaagcAGATTGAGCAGAATGAACAGGATTTGATTTATAAACGGATGGCTCCCGCAGCGCAAGGCCAGGGGTCAGTGGACCCAGCCTGGGTCAGGAGCTTCCACCTGCCATGACGCAGGTGAACATAGTCCTTTAACTGTAACCGTGTCTGTGGATAGTGCAGCGGGAAGGGTGGGGATCTGAGAAAAACAGAGGGAAACGTCAGAGGTTGGGTGGGTAACCCAGTTGGTGCCCCCGGGAAGTGCCCGAGAGGTGGCTTTGGGCCTTTAGGGATCCGCGGATGTTTAACAAGTGACCTTGGGAGGGCTGGACAGCCCAGGTGGGGGCCACCAAATGGGGAGCAGCATGACATGGCTATCGGAAGTGCTGTTTGTGCCAACGTCCTTAGCGCTTGACCAGAAGACAAGCTGAATCGGGGTTGACTTGACCCAAAGTAAGAGGTGAGAAATCATTTTGTGGGGTCTGAGCTCAAAGAACAGCAAAGTGACAGAGGGAAAAGTGCTGTTAAATGTCGTGTGGTCCAGTTCTCATTTCATAGATcagaacctgaggctcagaggggggCAGGGCCGGGCTCTGTCCCTGGTGTCCTGACCCCCCGTCATGGCTCTTGCCCATCAGCTGCTGCCTCCTTCCTGTCCAGGGGTCCCCAGCCCAGGCTTTCGTACTGTTCGCTGCTTGAGTCAAGAACGTTAAGCCAGTGGCCCAGGTCTTTGGGCCTCTCTGCACAGCCCTGTGTTTTCGTTTAGATCAACTACTACGCAGACATCATCTATGTGTCTGCGGGTGTGGAGCCCTCTCAGTCCCAGTACGTAACCGTGGGTGCCGGTGTGATCAACATAGTGATGACCGTCATCTCGGTGAGTGACCGGGCGGCATCCTGCCTGCTGGAGCGTCTCTGAGCAGGTGTCCCCAGATAGACAGGAGCCCCACAGAGTCAGCTGAGTGTGGTGACCCTGACCCTGGGGTCACTTGCAGGACATGGACTTTTGGATGTGCTCCTACTTACCGCCTGTGTGACCGTGACCAGGCGACTCAAAATACTTTCAAATCCAAGTTTCTTCCTGTGTAGAATTGTGATGGTGATTGCAAAACTCGGCATCCTGATGGAGgtgttattttttgttaatacAATACTATTTTTTCAGAGTTTAATGTTTAAAATCTGAGCCACTTTTGCTTTGTCACACACGTTGCATCAGGGTGACTCCGCAAAGCTGCGCTCACGCACAGAGCTGAGGATCACGCTGTTCCTTCCCCGGAACATTTTCAAGTTAGCGTCTGATTATTTTGATTCCTATTTCCTGAGTTGCCAGGGAGagtcaatgttttttttttgaaattatttattacttatttatattttccctggAGCTAGTTTAAGTCCCAGTCGGGAGGGAGACATGAAGGAAAACAGCAGAGGAGGATGACAGGAGAAttaggggaggaggcaggaggctccCAGGGCCCAATTCTTAACCCCTTCCTCCTGctgtccctgggcccctccctttTGTTCCTCTGGGGCAGGATCCACCCTGTATCCTCAGAGCCCTCCTCCTCTAGGATAAATGATCACCACAGGACCTTCTTCCCCGTCTGCCTACCCGGAGAAACCCGGGCCAGAAGGACAGACGTTCCCTCTCCCTGGAGGGGCAGCATCTGGGCGCCAGGCAGAGTCTCACTGACACTTTTTGTACAATGCTAGGATTGCCGTTGTGCTCCTGGCTGGCCGTCCTCAATGGCAGTGACAATCCCTGTCCGTAGGGTTGCTAGGAGAATTGGAAGTAACATGAGTCAAGTGACTGTGCAGGACCTGGCCTTGGGTCGGACAGTAGGGACGGAGTAGACACAGAAATGGCATTATCATAGaggcagaggaaaggaaggagtgCTTGCTAGTCAGAAGGAGCGTGGCCGAGCTTGGAGCACCAGGGAATGGGggagtctatttttaaaagtaggttttattattactcAGGTATGGCGAGGCCAACAGATGAGGAGACAGTTGCTGCTGAAAAGATAGTTTGCGACTCACAGTTCCCagaaggagggggcagggcacTCCGCACAGGCCACACAGGAAGCTCTGGGCGCAGAGGAACTGAGGGGAAAATGCGAGCAAGAGCCTTTATTGCGGTTCCTGCAGAAAGGAAGGGGcgaggcagggcaggcaggttTAGTGTTAGCTCGGTAAACAGCAAATAgtttcagcaggctctggggcatACGTGGCCCTGGCTGATCAGCAGGTGCACAGCGGCCAGAGTGTGCGAGCCCCacccaggaggtggagggagtGGGCCTGGGCTGGCTTGCACAGGAAAGAGGCACTCTCGGGGACCCCTGTTTGCTACCTCTGGGAACTGGCTAACTGTGGGAGGGGCAGTCCCTCCAGGGCCAGCAAGGTcccaagatgtcaaagcatcTCAGAAACCAGAGAATGTGGTTGTTCCAGTTGGAGGAGGGGGTTGCGGGGAGCCGAGATCCCTGAGGTCCGTAAATGACTGGAACCAGGAAGGGTCTTGGTGTAGGGCGTGAGCGTCAAACACGTGTCAAAGCAGGCAGGCTGCATCCCACGCACAGGCAGGGAGGTGAGAAAGGGGCACCCGTAGGAGGGAGTGGAGGCTCGGCCAAGAATTCCGGGTGCCAGGTGGCCTTGAGGCTCCTCACCGCCCGCACTTTCCCCCCAGGCTTTCCTGGTGGAGCGGCTGGGGCGGCGGCGCCTCCTGCTGGTCGGCTACGGCATCTGCGGCTCCTCCTGCCTGGTGCTGACACTGGCGCTCCTCTTCCAGGTCTGAACTCACTCCCTGTCCCCTGGGTGGGGGATGcgggcagggggtggaggtgagACATGCGGACAGGTACTTTGCAACGCCACCATCCTGGAGTTCGTGGAGGTCAGGGATGGTTTGGCTCACCTACACCCGGGCctgcaaacaaataaataaacacggCCGGCCCAGCTGTTACCTAAAGGAGAAACTGAGAGAACAGTTtgcaaaaaaatacatatgtgcaTACGTAAATAGGAGGGCACAACTGTGCTAGAAAACACCTACTGATAACGAACAGGTGTGGATTTAAGAGCACACCTGTTCTTAAAGAGGCATCCCGTTCAAGAAGTAGAAGGATATGAGAACAGAGGTTGGCGTGGACTACAGAATAAACATTCGGAGAAAATAACTACTGACCCAACGCTCTTGTCTGTgacaagaggaaggaaaacagtcTCGATTGAAATAGGAACAACACACAAGACGAATGAGAGGGTCAggctgcagggaaggaggaaggcacaGGATGTTCTGGCCCATGAGCTCGGGCTGATTTGTAACTGTGTCCTTAAAATGACTCCCCAGGTAGTAAGTGCGGCAGAGCTCTCTTCAGTGGGCCCTGCCCGTGACAAGGTGTGCCTCAGTCTGTAGTGTTAAAAGTATCTTGGAGACAAGATCAGGGCAAActgggaaaagaaataataaagggacAGGCTAAAAAGAAATTGGGGATCGTATCACAGTAAGATTGAAAAACACATCAGGCCACCCAAACAGGAAATACACCATTTTAATGTGTAACTTTTTTCAGCCTATATTTATTATCCACATCCTCCAGAAGTTACAAAAATACATAGGATGGCCATgatgtgaaaattttaaatttatttttattttgtttcatttgtacaaatgtatggggtacatgtgaaattttgttacatatatataatgcaaAGTGATCATCAAGTCAGGGAGTCGAGGGTGTCCATCTCCCGAGTACTATACACTTTTgcttaactatagtcatcctgcTCTGCTGtcaaacactgaatttattccttctctctaactgtatgtttgtaccctttaacccacttctcttCATCTCCCCCTCCCGAGCACCCTTTCCAGTCTGGTTTCTCCATGTGATCAAATTCTGTAGCTCCCACATAGAAGTGAGAACAtgggatatttgtctttctgtgcctggcttatttcacttaagataatgacctccagtccCATCATGCTCCtgtaaatgacatgatttcattctttttatggccaaatagtattccattgtgtatagataccacatttcctttatccatgtATCCACCGATGGACACTGgctgattccgtatctttgctgttgtgcatagtgctgcaatgaacatgacacatgggggtgcaggtgtccctttgatatactggtttcctttcctttgggtggatacccagaagtgggattgctggattgaatggtaattctagttttagttttttgagaaatgtcaacactgttttccatagtagctgtgctagtttacattcccaccgacaGCGGTTAAGagtaatatgaaatatttttaaaacaatgggCATTTTGTGTCTCCTCGGATACCTCTTGGCTGTTGTTGCTTTTGCAGTAACTGCGCCACTGTACTGAAAccctttcaaattaaaaatatgtaattgcGAACACAatcatacatgtacatacatgagTACAAGAGTTTGTGAAGAGTTTACTCTGtaatttagagacaaggtctttgttcttttccttctcttccaagCTGGCCTCTCCCtaatgactttctttctttttttttttttttgtctttatatgtctttatttatttttaactcaggatattatgggggcacaTCACCCTAATGACTTTCTCCTTAAGAGCCTGGAGAGTGCAGAGACCATTCTGTGGGAGGAAGCTGTTGGAGTCCAAGGACTCTGGAGGGACAAGAGAGgcagagggggcaggggagaggcgaGGAATAGGATTAGTGACTGTAGGGGGAGGCAGAGAgataagaggaagaggtttattcACCCTGTGCACGAGGAGAATcgcagagtgattacccaatatccccaggggatccagatatttttataccctCTTTTTagcagggagggggagatgaggagtaATAGGTAATTCTGTTCAGGGGCAACAAACGGTTGCTGAAGAGGATAAATAGATACTTGacagaatgaatggatggggagaAACAGATTGACCTGCAAACTTAAACAGCTATCATGTTTAAAATGATTGGGCCCGGTCTGgctgcattcttgattttctttcctgcagtGCAGTGAGAtagggggaagggaaaggagtcCACTGTGCCTTTGGCGGGTCAGTCTGGTTTATGGGGCCAGAGGCACAGCCACTTCCAGTCCCTTTTGATCTCGAAGGGCCTTTAATTCGAAATACCAAGGAATCATATTTTGGGGCGAAATTTCCTGAACTCCTTCATGACGTTCATGATTCTATTTAATTAAACCTTACTGTTGAAAgaactttcttttctaattttaaaacaaatacaagttTTCAGTAGAAACTTTAGGGACTATGGGCAAGAGGGAAAGGGGTGAACAAAACCGAGCATCGTCTGCAGAGGGCACTGCCAGTGCGTTTCAGAAACCTTGGCAGCGTCCTCGGTGACTTCTCTCATTCACTTCTCTGTCCGACCCAGGGCTCTGCCTGAAAACGTGCCAGCGGCTGGCCCCTCACACCAGCTCCAGGGCGGCCCCCTAGCCTAGGCAGCTCCGCTTTTGCTCCAAGTGTAGAAATGCCCCCGAACCCACCCGCCTGCTTCCCCCAGCACCTTCTGTTGAAATGGATCGGGTCTTGCCACGCCTTCACTCAAAAGCCTCCAGTGTCCCTTCGCCCTCCATGTTTTCCAGCCCCGCCGCCAACTTCTCCCTCGGAGCATTCATCGTCGCTGTCATTAGAACGTCACCTGGGGAGCTCATCTGGGGGTGCCCCGTTTAGTCTAGCTGGGGTCCGTAGACCCGGTTTTGCTCCAGCCCTTCCACTGGCCGTGGGGGCAGAGAGGGTGGTCTGCCGGCTCCCCTGGCCCGGAGCTCCTACAACGATTCCCCACAGAAAGTGCTAGAGTCCGGATCCTAAGCCCATCACCTGTTGATTGGCTGACTTAGGCCATTGCTTGATCCCTGAGGGACTGGGGGGCCTCGTGGTCTGTGCCGGGGCTCTCTGACTGCACGTGTGCAGGACTGAAACAGTAATATGCACCTGCAGAGGCGTGTCAGGAAGATTAGACGGGTAAATATGTGTGAAGTGCAGAAAATGGCACCTGgcatgaaaataaatagaagttagATATTCCTCCTCCTCCGTCACTCAGGATTAGGTGAGGTTGGAGGGAGCCCTCTGTGAACTTGAACGTTAGAAGGCAGTCCTCGTTGTCATCTTCCTCTCTTACCCACAGAGCCCTTGAGGCCCATGTAGGTGTCAGAAATCCAGGTGGGCCCTGCAGGTGGACCTATCTGCATGtggggcccccagccccagggtcgCAGAGGTCCCAGGCCAGGCCCTCTCAGCCCAgacagccctgcctctgcccacaGAGCACGGTCCCTGAGCTGTCTTACCTCAGCGTCCTCTGCGTCTTCGCCTACATCTCGGGACATTCCATCGGGCCCAGTGAGTactgcacccctccccacccccgtccttCCTGGACCTGACACATCTGctgtgctcagtgaatatttgtggaatgagtgGGTGTCCTCAATCCTCCGCCCCCACTGGAACAAGCCACCTGCTTCTGCAGGCCTCAGGCTCCTCCGGGAAGAACTCGGTGCGGGCAGATGAGAGGTGATCAGTCAGGTCCTAAGGGACGCTTAGTTGCATTGTCCTGGtggagaagagggaggcaggacagtTGGCTTCCCGCAGCTCCCACTCCGGGAGCAGAGCCCTGAGGAAGGTGCCCTCCTCTTCTGCAGCTGACAGCCCCAGGGCGGCTTCAGTCTGGGGCTCTGAATTCCCCTCCGCGTGCCTCCCCAAGGCTGCGCATTTTGCACGTGACCATATCAGCCAAGGGCGGGAGActggttgggggaggggctgaCTCTTACACTTTTTGTGCATAAAGCCACAGATAGATATACAGGACAAAAACAGATACACGGTATGAATTTTCATGGGATGGCGGTTAGGGAAAAAATGGCTTTAGACATTTTAGACAATCTCCTTAAGGGGGCGATAAAGAGAAACGGTTGAGAAAAGGACTCTGCCCCAAAGAAAGGCGGGGCGGCAGGCGCTGCGGGTCCCAGACCCCCCACGGGGGGCAGCACCCCCGGCTCGGCCGAGCCCCGGGGCCCTGACCGTCGGGGAAGGTCAAAGCCACGCCGTGCAGAGAAGGGCTGGGAGAGCTCCGTGCCTGTGAGGGGCGGGCGCGTTCCTCCCGCGACTCACCCCCGCTGCTCCCAAGTTTTCCATTCGCTTCATTGCTACAGACCTTCGCTGGCCTTGAGGAAACTTGGCAGGGGAACCCAAATCCCAGGGGACCTTTCCCGCTCCTGCCCTCTCCGTGCCCTGGCCTTGTGGGCGTGGGTGGGCTTCCTTTCCCGTCCCTGTCGCAGCAGGGCAGCCCGTACGGGTCCCTGAGGCGCTCCGGGGTCTCGGTCTGACGCTGGAACAGGCCGCGTCCTGCCAGCCCTTGGGGACCCCCGGGCCCTTCTCCACTGCACTGGTCCCGGCCCTCTGCCCGCAGGCCCAGTCCCCGCCGTGGTGAGGACGGAGATCTTCCTGCAGTCCTCCAGGCCTGCCGCGCTCCTGGTGGATGGGGCGGTGCACTGGTTCACCAACTTCATCGTGGGCTTCGTGTTCCCGTCCGTCCAGGTGAGCCAAGGGGCCCCGTCCCCACCCTGTCCCAGCcggccccagccctgcagcaggagggGCCCCAGGGAACCAGCAGTCGCTCCCCTCATGCCAAGAACCTCTGAGAAGTCAATGAGGGTGCGTGGCTCTCCCAGGCTTTCAAGGGCAGATGAGGCCGCTGCAGCCAAACCCTCTGAGCAGGCCACTTTCCCACCGCTGAAGGGAGCTCCCCACTCCACTGTGAGGGGCCGATTACTCAGGGGCTCTGATCCCGGAAGGTCAGAGGCAACGGAAAGCAAGCTAGAGCAAGAAAGGGAGCAAATCCCCTGCTTCCTGTTGCTGAGATGTGCACATGACCTTGACCTTGACCTCTGCATCCTTAGCACCTTCAGGGCCCAGAGGCCATAAACCTCTATTGTCAACAGGCTAAGGATTCCTTTTTTATATTAGGGGATCCAATTTTCTAGCTGTTTTACTCCTCCAAGCCACCAAGAAACTCTTTTATGACTCACAAAAGCCTCACCCAGAACTGTCCTGTTGTGCCTTTCTGTCTCCCTCCTGCTGTCTTCGTCTCTCTGTCTAGGTGGCCATTGGCGCCTACAGCTTCATCATCTTTGCGGGAATCTGCCTCCTCACTGCTGTGTACATCTACGTGGTCATTCCTGAGACTAAGGGCCGAACGTTTGTGGAGATAAACCGCATTTTCGCCAAGAGAAATGGGGTGGAGAttccagaggagaagaaagaagacaacATCCATGTTGGGCCTCACGTACTCTCTATGGCCACCATGAAAACTTCCTTTTAGTGGCTCTGCGTGGCGTCCGTGTTCCCATGGTCAAAGCTTCCTACCATGACAAAGGGGattccctgccccaggccctggggaagggTAACAGCTCTGAGACTTTTGTGCCCCCAGTGGCAACTGGAAGGCGGTGGAAAGTTTAGTCCCTGATTTAGTTGAGAAGTGATCAGCTGGGAGGGTGACAGACAGGGCGAGGCAGGTACACAAGCATTGATTGGTCAGACTCGATTCTCTGATTCTGCACTGGCACCACAACTTGAATGATGTACAGAtgcactttttaaagtaaaacttttcAAGTTCAGCAATTGATATGGATACCAGTATGCTAACTAAAGAATCAAAGGCTCTAGATCCCACTGCCTTCCTGGTGAGGTGGCTTCCTCTCTCCACGCCATGGAGATTGCACAGCTAGTCCTGGTCAGCGTTCACAGCTGTTGATCCCATGGGCAACTGGGCAAAAGAGTATGACTTGTTTCCAGTTTCAGCAAAACAGTCCCAGTCAATTCCCTCCCTAGGCTGGGGCAGTTGACATCTTACTTGAACACAAGGCGAGCATGTTCAGCACCTGCATTCTGCCCGATCATGTCACTTTCCTGCTGCAATCCTTGGTTGATTCTCTGTCACCCAAGATGGTAACCTTGGCATTGCATGGTTTCCTGCCACCACCCCATGTACTTTCAAACGTCTGTGCCTTTCTTCCTGGGCGCTTTCAAACACCCCTCATCCAAATGACCAAAACCCTACCCAGCCCTCAAAACTCAGCGTGAATGTGCCTTTAGAACCTCTCCTGTCCTACCCAGGGGGAGGTCCCCTCACCTCTGGGCTCCGGAATCACTGTGTGCCTTCTTCCATTGGAGTATTTGTCACTTTGCATATTAGTTATTGGTCTGCCAGTTGCCCTGTAACAAATAACCTCCAAATGTAGTGGTTCAAACAGCAATAGTCATGTGTCTCTTggtttttgtgggtcaggaattcaggtaGGACTCAGTAGGGACAGCCTGTCTCTGCTCCTTGACATCTGGGACTTCAGCTGGAAGACTCGAATCATCCAAAGGCTCGTTCAGTTTCTGATGGTCGTTGCTGGGGCTCAGCTGAAAATGACACATGACCTGGGCCCCTGCATACCTTGGGAGCTGGATTGGATTCCTGGGGGTGAGGAGAAggagagacaggcagacagaaactctctctctctctcttcccgcccccccccccacttgcCCCAGCTTTGAAAGCCATATAGCATCAGTTCTGCCACATTCTGTTCACCAGAAGCTGGTCACTAACTCCAGCCCATGCTGGAAGAGGGCCGGGGATAGGGGCTACACTGCAGCTTTTGAACAGAAGGGTGTCGAAGAGTTTGCAGAAGTAGTTTTAAACCACCACAAGATCTTTCTTTGGATCCCAGCTTTTTCACCTGTTCTGGTCCTTAGGCGAGTAAGTTACCTAATCTCTTTTAGCTTCATTGTCTACATTTATAACATTTGCCTCGTAGAAGCCAAGTGGAAATGCTTGGTTGGTTATGAAGCATTTTACAAACGCCACGGGTCATTTTCCTGATTACTATTGGGATAGATGTGACAGCGGAGGACCCTGCGTGCTCATCCCAGGGACCCCACCAGGCCTCTGGATCTGTTTGGAGCCCTGGGCCGATGACTGAGTCTTCGGGAGGTCCAAGGTGTGGCTCCAGCTGGTCACGTGGCTGAACCAGCTCAGGTATCTCATTCAGGAATTCCAGGAGTCCATGTGATCCCTCCCCACAGGTCACACACCTGGCTAGAGGCCGTCTCCTGCAGCCCACTCAGAGTACTGCACCCACTCAGTGGTTTGAGAGCAAAACAGTGCAGCAGCCACCAACCAGAGCACAGCCGAGTGACTCAGTGTCATTCAAATACGTTTGCTTCTTTCTGGAGTGAAACAGAA
Above is a window of Lemur catta isolate mLemCat1 chromosome 3, mLemCat1.pri, whole genome shotgun sequence DNA encoding:
- the SLC2A7 gene encoding solute carrier family 2, facilitated glucose transporter member 7, which gives rise to MENKEAGTPLPTPPREGRLQPTLVLATLSAAFGSAFQYGYNIAVINTPHMVLKSFYNETYFERHATFMDQEVMLLLWSCTVSVFPLGGLLGSLVVSLLADRCGRKGALLVNNVFAIVPAVLMGASKAAKAFELIICSRVVLGVCAGISYSALPMYLGELAPKNLRGMLGTMTEVFVILGVFLAQIFSLHAILGNPTGWPVLLALTGVPALIQLLSLPFFPESPRYTLIQKGDEATARQALQRLRGHADVEAELEDMRAEAQAERAEGRLSVLNLCTFRPLRWQLVSIVVLMAGQQLSGINAINYYADIIYVSAGVEPSQSQYVTVGAGVINIVMTVISAFLVERLGRRRLLLVGYGICGSSCLVLTLALLFQSTVPELSYLSVLCVFAYISGHSIGPSPVPAVVRTEIFLQSSRPAALLVDGAVHWFTNFIVGFVFPSVQVAIGAYSFIIFAGICLLTAVYIYVVIPETKGRTFVEINRIFAKRNGVEIPEEKKEDNIHVGPHVLSMATMKTSF